Proteins encoded by one window of Canis aureus isolate CA01 chromosome 13, VMU_Caureus_v.1.0, whole genome shotgun sequence:
- the LOC144282306 gene encoding uncharacterized protein LOC144282306 isoform X3 has translation MCPVFLQANNFIISSSKDEWIKKLWSMYTMEYSSAIRNDKYPPFASTWMELEGIMLSEELMDLVATAQPALHPMAPCPQIQKVLGGKGEINSFWTGDCKNTLCSTLSIYCQCQQSKLVTEAFRVPSSVYIQCCELLEEVLEMVYARGQLAFL, from the exons ATGTGCCCCGTGTTCCTCCAGGCAAATAATTTTATCATCtcttcatcgaaagatgaatggataaagaagctgtggtctatgtatacaatggaatattcctcagccattagaaacgacaaatacccaccatttgcttcaacgtggatggaactggagggtattatgctgagtgaa GAATTGATGGACCTTGTAGCCACTGCACAGCCAGCTCTCCACCCCATGGCTCCATGTCCACAGATTCAGAAGGTgctgggaggaaagggagaaatcaACTCATTTTGGACAGGAG ACTGCAAAAATACCCTTTGCTCAACCCTGTCTATTTATTGCCAGTGTCAACAGTCAAAGCTAGTGACAGAAG CTTTCAGAGTGCCTTCATCTGTCTACATACAATGTTGTGAACTTCTAGAAGAGGTCTTAGAGATGGTCTATGCCAGGGGTCAGCTAGCCTTTCTGTGA
- the LOC144282306 gene encoding uncharacterized protein LOC144282306 isoform X4 encodes MCPVFLQANNFIISSSKDEWIKKLWSMYTMEYSSAIRNDKYPPFASTWMELEGIMLSEELMDLVATAQPALHPMAPCPQIQKVLGGKGEINSFWTGDCKNTLCSTLSIYCQCQQSKLVTEGQTHTT; translated from the exons ATGTGCCCCGTGTTCCTCCAGGCAAATAATTTTATCATCtcttcatcgaaagatgaatggataaagaagctgtggtctatgtatacaatggaatattcctcagccattagaaacgacaaatacccaccatttgcttcaacgtggatggaactggagggtattatgctgagtgaa GAATTGATGGACCTTGTAGCCACTGCACAGCCAGCTCTCCACCCCATGGCTCCATGTCCACAGATTCAGAAGGTgctgggaggaaagggagaaatcaACTCATTTTGGACAGGAG ACTGCAAAAATACCCTTTGCTCAACCCTGTCTATTTATTGCCAGTGTCAACAGTCAAAGCTAGTGACAGAAG gTCAAACTCATACAACCTGA
- the LOC144282306 gene encoding uncharacterized protein LOC144282306 isoform X2 translates to MCPVFLQANNFIISSSKDEWIKKLWSMYTMEYSSAIRNDKYPPFASTWMELEGIMLSEWSCYLCSTHASPGGSSCLLLLLGIDGPCSHCTASSPPHGSMSTDSEGAGRKGRNQLILDRRLQKYPLLNPVYLLPVSTVKASDRSFQSAFICLHTML, encoded by the exons ATGTGCCCCGTGTTCCTCCAGGCAAATAATTTTATCATCtcttcatcgaaagatgaatggataaagaagctgtggtctatgtatacaatggaatattcctcagccattagaaacgacaaatacccaccatttgcttcaacgtggatggaactggagggtattatgctgagtgaa TGGAGTTGCTACCTCTGTTCCACCCATGCTTCTCCTGGGGGTTCAAGCTGCCTTCTGCTGCTTTTAGGAATTGATGGACCTTGTAGCCACTGCACAGCCAGCTCTCCACCCCATGGCTCCATGTCCACAGATTCAGAAGGTgctgggaggaaagggagaaatcaACTCATTTTGGACAGGAG ACTGCAAAAATACCCTTTGCTCAACCCTGTCTATTTATTGCCAGTGTCAACAGTCAAAGCTAGTGACAGAAG CTTTCAGAGTGCCTTCATCTGTCTACATACAATGTTGTGA
- the LOC144282306 gene encoding uncharacterized protein LOC144282306 isoform X1, whose amino-acid sequence MCPVFLQANNFIISSSKDEWIKKLWSMYTMEYSSAIRNDKYPPFASTWMELEGIMLSEWSCYLCSTHASPGGSSCLLLLLGIDGPCSHCTASSPPHGSMSTDSEGAGRKGRNQLILDRRLQKYPLLNPVYLLPVSTVKASDRRSNSYNLIENYLKNCDFLYS is encoded by the exons ATGTGCCCCGTGTTCCTCCAGGCAAATAATTTTATCATCtcttcatcgaaagatgaatggataaagaagctgtggtctatgtatacaatggaatattcctcagccattagaaacgacaaatacccaccatttgcttcaacgtggatggaactggagggtattatgctgagtgaa TGGAGTTGCTACCTCTGTTCCACCCATGCTTCTCCTGGGGGTTCAAGCTGCCTTCTGCTGCTTTTAGGAATTGATGGACCTTGTAGCCACTGCACAGCCAGCTCTCCACCCCATGGCTCCATGTCCACAGATTCAGAAGGTgctgggaggaaagggagaaatcaACTCATTTTGGACAGGAG ACTGCAAAAATACCCTTTGCTCAACCCTGTCTATTTATTGCCAGTGTCAACAGTCAAAGCTAGTGACAGAAG gTCAAACTCATACAACCTGATTGAAAATTACTTGAAGAACTGTGACTTCttatattcctaa